The following proteins are co-located in the Seriola aureovittata isolate HTS-2021-v1 ecotype China chromosome 7, ASM2101889v1, whole genome shotgun sequence genome:
- the oprd1b gene encoding opioid receptor, delta 1b has protein sequence MEPTTLPSLLGDFNERYSVSVTPFNVTFSEDLLLLPSKSNDTIRATNRDTTSLIIAVCITALYSLICVVGLLGNVLVMYGVVRYTKMKTATNIYIFNLALADALATSTLPFQSAKYLMSTWPFGELLCKVVIAIDYYNMFTSIFTLTMMSVDRYIAVCHPVRALDFRTPAKAKLINVCIWILSSAVGVPVMIIAVTKVMDKGNTVCTLGFPEPDWYWDTVMKICVFIFAFVVPVLVITVCYGLMILRLKSVRLLSGSKEKDRNLRRITRMVLVVVAAFIICWTPIHIFIIVKTMVKIDHKDLLVMASWHLCIALGYTNSSLNPVLYAFLDENFKRCFRDFCLPYRSRQDQSSFSRARNSTREPVSVCAPAMRERLPA, from the exons ATGGAGCCTACCACTCTTCCTTCCCTTCTTGGTGATTTTAACGAGCGCTACTCGGTCTCCGTAACTCCTTTCAATGTTACATTCTCCGAGGATCTGCTGCTTCTGCCTTCAAAAAGCAACGACACCATCAGGGCTACAAACAGGGACACTACAAGTCTCATCATCGCCGTGTGTATCACGGCTCTCTACTCTCTCATCTGTGTGGTGGGACTACTAGGAAACGTGCTTGTAATGTACGGGGTGGTCAG GTACACCAAGATGAAGACCGCCACCAACATCTACATCTTCAACCTCGCTCTTGCTGATGCTCTCGCCACCAGCACCCTCCCCTTCCAGAGCGCCAAGTACCTGATGAGCACATGGCCCTTTGGGGAGCTGTTGTGTAAAGTGGTTATTGCCATCGACTACTACAACATGTTCACCAGCATCTTCACTCTCACCATGATGAGCGTGGACCGCTACATCGCTGTATGTCATCCGGTGAGGGCCCTGGACTTCCGCACGCCTGCCAAAGCCAAACTCATCAACGTCTGCATCTGgatcctctcctctgctgtcgGAGTACCTGTGATGATCATAGCTGTTACCAAGGTGATGGATAAAG GAAACACTGTCTGCACACTCGGATTTCCCGAACCTGACTGGTACTGGGACACAGTGATGAAAATCTGCGTGTTCATCTTTGCGTTTGTGGTACCCGTCCTGGTCATCACTGTCTGCTATGGTCTGATGATCCTGCGACTCAAGAGCGTCCGTCTGCTCTCTGGCTctaaagagaaagacaggaacCTGCGGCGCATCACCCGCATGGTCCTGGTGGTCGTGGCAGCCTTCATCATCTGCTGGACTCCCATCCACATCTTCATCATTGTCAAGACCATGGTGAAAATTGACCACAAGGATCTCCTTGTAATGGCCAGCTGGCATCTGTGCATTGCACTGGGCTACACCAACAGCAGTCTCAACCCTGTGCTGTACGCCTTCTTGGATGAGAACTTCAAGAGGTGCTTCAGGGATTTCTGCCTGCCCTATCGCTCCCGCCAGGACCAGAGCAGCTTCTCCAGAGCGCGCAACAGCACACGAGagcctgtgtctgtttgtgctcCTGcgatgagagagagactgccGGCCTGA